CACCGCGTCGGACTTCGGCAGCACCTCGTCCAGGTCGTACGACACCTCGCACGGCCAGCTTTCGACGCCGATGGGCACGAGGGTGGGCGGGGCGACGAGGGTGACCTCGGCGCCGAGGGTGTTCAGCAGCAGGACGTTGGAGCGGGCCACGCGGCTGTGCAGGATGTCGCCGACGATCGTGATCCGGCGGCCTTCCAGGTCACGCCCCAGGCCGGCGTCCGCGCCGACCAGGCGGCGGCGCATCGTGAAGGCGTCGAGCAGTGCCTGGGTGGGGTGCTCGTGCGTGCCGTCGCCGGCGTTGACGACCGCGCCGTCGATCCAGCCCGAGGTGGCGAGCCGGTAGGGAGCGCCGGAGGCGCCGTGCCGGATGACGACGGCGTCCGCGCCCATCGCCTCGAGCGTCAGCGCGGTGTCCTTGAGGGACTCGCCCTTGGAGACCGAGGACCCCTTGGCGGAGAAGTTGATGACATCGGCGGACAGCCGCTTGGCGGCGGCCTCGAAGGAGATCCTGGTCCGCGTCGAGTCCTCGAAGAAGAGGTTGACGACGGTACGGCCGCGCAGGGTCGGCAGTTTCTTGATCGGCCGGTCGGCGACCCGGGCCATCTCTTCGGCGGTGTCGAGGATCAGCACGGCGTCGTCGCGGGTGAGGTCGGCGGCCGAGATGAGGTGACGCTTCATCTGGGTGTGCTCCGTTTGTCTGGAGGTCGTGGGTCCGGCCTGCGGCGGAGCCGCTTTGGGATGCGGCGCCGGACAAGCACAGCGGCATGCGGGCGCGCAGGTGGCACGTCCGTACGGGGATTCGGAGGCGTACGGAGAGGTGCTACTGCTCGCCGGCCGGGGCGGTCTCGCTCCCCCAGACTTCGTCCGGGGGGACCCCCACCTCGCTTCGCTCGCCGAGCAGCACGGTGTCGCGACCGT
The Streptomyces lunaelactis genome window above contains:
- a CDS encoding aspartate carbamoyltransferase catalytic subunit; translation: MKRHLISAADLTRDDAVLILDTAEEMARVADRPIKKLPTLRGRTVVNLFFEDSTRTRISFEAAAKRLSADVINFSAKGSSVSKGESLKDTALTLEAMGADAVVIRHGASGAPYRLATSGWIDGAVVNAGDGTHEHPTQALLDAFTMRRRLVGADAGLGRDLEGRRITIVGDILHSRVARSNVLLLNTLGAEVTLVAPPTLVPIGVESWPCEVSYDLDEVLPKSDAVMMLRVQRERMNAAFFPTEREYSRRYGLDGDRMARMPEHAIVMHPGPMNRGMEITAQVADSDRCTAVEQVANGVSTRMAVLYLLLGGNEPAVSPTPARTEENQ